The sequence ATGATGGATTCGAAAGCTATTTCAGACACCAGTAGGTTACGCATAGACGGGACGCGTTTGTGGCGCGCATTGATGGATCTTGGCGCTATCGGTGCGACACCAAAAGGTGGTGTGTGCCGGCTTGCGCTGACAGATCTCGATAAGCAGGGCCGTGACCTGGTTAGCGCCTGGGCCAGGGACGAGGGCATGAGCGTCACGGTCGATCAGATCGGGAATATTTTTATGCGGCGTGCAGGACGCAACAATGACCTTCCGCCTGTGGTCACCGGTTCGCATATTGATACCCAACCTACCGGCGGTAAATTCGATGGCAACTACGGTGTGTTGGCAGGACTTGAAGTGATCCGTACGTTGAATCAACATAATATTCAGACCGAGGCGCCGATTGAGGTGGCGGTATGGACCAATGAAGAGGGATCGCGTTTTGTGCCGGTGATGATGGGGTCAGGCGTTTTCTGTGGCGCTTTCACGTTAGAGCACGCTTACGCGGCGACAGATACCGCTGGCATTAGCGTTCAGGATGCGCTTGCGCGCATTGGTTATATCGGCGACCAGAAAAGCGGCGATCATCCTATCGGTGCGTATTACGAAGCACACATTGAACAAGGTCCGGTGCTGGAAAATGCCGATACTGTGATTGGCGTCGTACCCGCGGTGTTGGGATTGGCTTGGTACGACTGCACAGTGACCGGTTTCGAATCCCACGCCGGTCCAACTCCCATGGCGATTCGCAAGGATGCGCTGCAGGTATCGACTTATATCATGCAGGAAGTTGTCGCGATTGCGTTGCGTTATGCGCCGTATGGACGTGGTACGGTTGGTGCGGTTCAGGTGATGCCCAATAGTCGCAATGTGATTCCTGGAAAAGTAAAATTCTCGATCGATTTGCGCAATGTCAGCGATACAACGCTGGATAGCATGAACGCAGATTTGTATGCATACATAGACAGGATACGTACTGAAAGTGGGCTTGCAATAGAGTTGGAGCGCGTCTCCTATTTTCCGCCTTGCGCATTCCATCCTGACTGCGTCGCCCAAGTACGCAATGCTGCGAATCTGCTCGGCTATGCCACAATGGACGTCGTGTCCGGCGCTGGTCACGATGCTATTTATGCAGCGCGAGTGGCCCCGTCAGGAATGATTTTTGTTCCCTGCAAAGATGGGGTCAGCCATAATGAAATCGAAGACGCCAAGCCTGAACACCTGGAAGCCGGTGCCAATGTATTGCTGCATGCAATATTGGCCAGCGCCGTGCCGGTGTTTGACTAAGTGCACTCTGGTGTCCTTAGTTTGTGGAAGAATTTTATAGGAACAAGCAAATGTCATTGAAAATTGTTGTCGCGCGTCTGAATCACGAAACCAATACTTTCTCTCCTATTGCGACACCCCTGGATGCTTTCGCCCCTCAGTGGGACGAGGCGGCCTACCGTGATCAGAAAGGTGCGCGCACCGCGATGGGTGCGTTTCTGGATATTGCGGACGCGCTTGGCGCGACGATAGTGACACCGATAGCGGCCATGGCTAATCCGAGTGCCGCGGTTGCCGCGGATGCTTATACCCTGATGAACGACGCTATTTTGCGGTCTATTGGCGCTGGCTGCGACGCCATCATGCTCGATTTGCATGGCGCGATGGTGGCTGAAAATGCCGAAGACGGCGAAGGTTCGCTGCTGCAAAAAATACGAGAAATCGCCCCCGATACGCCGCTTTGCGTCGCGCTTGACCTGCATGGCAATGTGACCCAAAAAATAATCGACAACGCCGACATTATCGTTAGTTTCAAGACCTATCCTCACATCGATATGTACGAGGCCGGGGAGCATGCGGGACGCTTGCTGGTGGACATGCTGCAACAAAAAAAACGCCCTGTAGTTGGATGGTGTCAATTGCCATTACTGTCGGCGACGTTGACCAGCGATACGTCGAACAGTGCGATGCAACGCGCGGTGCAAGCCGCGATTGCCGCAGAGTCTGAAGAAGGGATATTGGCGGTATCCATCTTCGCTGGTTTTCCTTTGTCGGATTTCCGTGATGCCGGGATGTCAGTGGTCGTTGTGGCCGATAACGACGTTGATCTCGCCAATCAGGTAGCCGAAAAAATCGCCCGTTCCATGTGGCGAGAGCGCGATGGGTTTGTGTATGACAGCAAACCGTTAAAACAGTCGCTGGCGCACGCAAAGCAGATGGCGGCGGATGAGGGCGCAGGTCCGGTGCTGTTGCTCGACCACAGCGATAACGTCATGTCCGGTGGCACTTGCAATACCATGGACGTGTTGGAAGCAGCGATTGCGGAAGGGCTGACTGATATTGGGGTTGGGCCGATTAGTGATCCTGATGCGGTTGCCGCATTGATTAGCGCAGGGATCGGCGCGACTGTCACGGTGGCATTGGGCAACAAGGTGGCACTCATCAAACAGGGGATTACTAAATTCCCCCTCTCTCTGACCGGCAAGGTGCTGGCAATCACCAATGGTGAACTCCTGGTCACGGGTCCTATTTATACCGGCTCCACCATCCATATGGGAAAAAGTGTGTTGTTCGATATCGGCGTCGCACAAATTGTTGTGACCGAAGAACGGGTGGAGCCTTACGATCTGGGCGTCTTTACCAGTATGGGGCTTGAGCCGGCCAAAAAAGCTTTTCTGTTGTTGAAGTCACGCATGTATTGTCGCCCGGTGTTCGGACCGATTAGCCGGGGGCTGGAAGAATGCGACTCCGACACGGGCGGACCAACCAGTTCTAACTTTGGGTTATTCCCGATCAGGAACGTGCGCCGTCCCATCTATCCGTTGGATGCAGACACGCGTTGGTAAGTGTGCGGCGAAGTAGAGCTTATGAGACCTTCACATTCTCCAGCATATCGTGAACCATTTGATCGATATCAATTTCGGCATGCCAGTTCCAGTCGGCCCGCGCTTGTGTATCGTCCAGACTCTGTGGCCAGCTATCGGCGATCTCTTGTCGCTCATCCGGTCGATAAGTAATTTCAAACTGCGGAAGCTTTTGCCGGATAGCCTGGGACAACTGCGCAGGATTAAAGCTCAATCCGGCTACGTTATAGGCCGACCGCACCCGCACGTCCGCTGCTGGCGCTCCCATCAGTTCGATGGTGGCACGGATAGCATCGGGCATGTAAATCATCGGCAGAGTCGTTTCCGAACCTAAAAAACACTGATATGTTTCGCCGCGTTTGGCCGCATGGAAAATGGCGATCGCATAATCGGTCGTCCCGCCGCCAGGAGGCGATTTATAACTGATGATGCCGGGATAGCGGATGCTGCGAACATCGATGCCGAACTTGGCGAAATAGTATTCGCATAGTCTCTCCCCGGCTTGTTTACTGATTCCGTAAATGGTGGTCGGATCCATGATCGTCATTTGAGGCGTGTTGACGGCTGGCGTATTAGGTCCAAATGCGGCGATGGAAGAGGGCCAGAATACGCGCAATGCGTTTCCTGCCGAGCTGCGCTCTCGCGCCAATTCCAACGTATTGAGCAATCCGTTGATATTCAATGTCCATGCCTTCAATGGCGCCTGCTCGCCGGTGACGGATAACATCGCCGCCAGTTGATAGACCTGTGTGATGTCATGACGATTGACGACCTCTGCCAGCAGATTGCTGTTGAGCACGTCGAGGCGTTCGTAGCAAAGAGCGCCATAGTAACTGGACGGACTGATATCGGCCGCGACGACATTGTTCGCCCCGTGCTTTTCGATCAGTGCGTCCACCAATTCGCTGCCGATTTGACCGTTGGCACCGATGACCAGAATCTTTTCCATTTTGTTTTCCGTTTTAATTCTTCAAGAGACCGAGCTCATGCCCAACTTGCCCAAAGGCGGCTAATGCCTGATCGAGTTGCCGGATGCTGTGCGCAGCCGACATTTGAACGCGCACGCGGGCTTGTCCCATCGGCACGACCGGATAGAAAAAGCCTGTCACCAGAATGCCTTTTGCATATAAGCGCTGGGCAAATTGTTGCGCTATTGGCGCATCGAACAGCATCACCGGCACAATCGGATGCGTACCCGGCTTGATGGTGAATCCCAGTTGCGTGATTTCGCGCCGGAAATGGACAGTGTTCGCATGCAGACGGTCACGTAATTCGGTAGAGCTGGAGAGCATGTTTAATACCGCCAGGGAGGTACCGGCAATTGATGGTGCCAACGTGTTTGAGAATAAATACGGACGCGACTTTTGCCGCAATGTTTCGATCACTTCGCGCCGCGCAGCAGTGAAACCGCCCATGGCACCGCCAAGAGCTTTGCCGAGCGTTCCCGTGATGATATCGATCCGTCCCATGACCTGATGATGTTCATGGGTGCCGCGGCCGGTCTTGCCCATGAATCCGGAAGCGTGGCATTCATCGATCATGACCAGCGCGCCGTATTTGTCGGCCAGATCGCAGATTTTGTCTAACTGTGCGATCGTTCCATCCATCGAAAACACGCCATCCGTGACAATCACTTTATGGCGCTTATCGGCGGCTGCCTGCAATTGCACTTCCAGATCGGCCATATCGTTATGGGTATAGCGAAAACGTGCGGCCTTGCAGAGGCGAATGCCATCGATGATGGACGCATGATTTAAGGCATCCGAAATGATCGCGTCCTGCTCGTCAAACAGCGGTTCAAACAGGCCGCCGTTGGCATCGAATGCTGCCGCGTACAGGATTGTATCTTCCATGCCCAGAAATGCGGACAGGGCTTGCTCCAGTTGTTTATGCACATTCTGTGTGCCGCAAATAAAGCGCACCGAGGATAAGCCGTAACCGTATTGTCTGGTGGCATCAATTGACGCCTGAACCAGTTTTTCCTCTCCCGAAAGGCCGAGATAATTATTCGCACAAAGGTTAATCAAGGTACGGCCATCGTCGCACACGACCTCCGCCCCCTGGCGCGAATTAATAACCCGTTCCGGCTTAAACAGACCCTGCTCGCGCAGAGCGTTCAAATTAGTATCGAGAGTGGCGAAGAAGCTAGCTTTGGTCGCGGTCGGCGTCATGTGAGTTCCTGGTTATTTGGCAATTCATACGCACTATCTTAAAACCTATGAGGCGCGGGCATACAGTCGCAGTGCGTTTGCCGCTTTGTCTGGTGGTTATAGCAATTCATCTGTTACGATATGGTTCAATAGAAAGACATAAATCCACTATATCGAACAGTTATTCGATATAGTGGATATTAACCACTGCCATTAAACATAGCAAGACAATTTATGCGTTCAACACTCCCTCACAATACGCCACCTGAAGTTGGTGCGACACTGCAACGGCTGCGACTGAAGCGTGGCCTGACACTTGACGATTTGTCACGTGCGGCGGGTGTTTCCAAATCGATGCTCTCGCAAATTGAACGGGAAAAAGCTAATCCAACCATCGCCGTCACCTGGCGCCTGGCGAATGCATTGGGTATTGGAATCGAGGAGCTACTTGCCACCGGAACCTCGGAGGCGGAAGCAATCCATGTGATGGAGCCGCACGAAACCCCCACTTTGCCGGGACTCCATGCCGGGTACGTTCTGCGCATTCTCGGCCCGATGGAGCTGGCCGGGAAGTATGAGTGGTATGAGCTGACCCTGGCACCTGAGGGGGCGCTGGTATCCACACCGCACGATCCGGGCACCAGAGAGCATTTAACCCTGCTGAATGGCAGTATTGAAGTGATGGTGGACGACGTAAAGAAAAAGCTTAAGATCGGCGGCACGGCGCGCTACCCAGCCGACAAAAATCATATCATCCGGAATATCGGGAGAACCGAAGCACGGGCGCTGTTGGTGGTCATTCATCGTTAAGCGCCAACGGCGGTAATGCGGAACAAAGCGGAACCAGAATTTATGCGGTTATGGCCTGTGGACATCAAGATTTCAACCAAATTCGCCCACAGGTTTACAATACAGGTGAAGAAGCGGTTGCAGCCGGTTTGCAACATTATCAAACTTTAATTTCACAAAGCTTGCAATTCACACTGTTTTTTTATACAGTACTGTTTATTAATACAGTCTTACACCCCTTTTGCCGAAAGAAAATCCATGGACGATAAAAAATCCGCAGCAAATCCTGACAAAAGCAAGGCGCTTGCCGCAGCATTGGCACAAATCGAAAAGCAATTCGGCAAGGGTTCAATCATGCGCATGGAAGATGGCGCCGTGGTTGAAGAAGTGCAGGTCGTCTCGACCGGTTCGTTAGGATTGGACATTGCGCTAGGCGTGGGCGGTTTGCCGCGTGGCCGCGTTGTTGAAATCTACGGCCCTGAATCATCCGGTAAAACGACCCTGACATTACAAACTATTGCTGAAATGCAAAAGTTGGGCGGGACTTGCGCGTTTATTGATGCAGAACATGCCCTAGACGTCGGTTACGCTCAAAAGCTTGGCATTAACCTGGCAGATTTGTTGATCTCCCAGCCAGATACAGGCGAACAAGCGCTTGAAATTACCGATGCTTTGGTGCGGTCCGGCGGTGTTGATCTGATCGTTATCGATTCCGTTGCGGCATTGACGCCACGGGCCGAGATTGAAGGCGACATGGGCGATTCGTTGCCGGGTTTGCAAGCACGTTTAATGTCTCAGGCGCTGCGTAAATTGACCGGTAGCATTAACCGCACCAATACGCTGGTGATTTTTATCAATCAGATTCGGATGAAGATCGGTGTCATGTTCGGGAATCCCGAAACCACTACCGGTGGTAATGCATTGAAGTTCTACGCCTCCGTCCGTTTGGATATTCGTCGTACTGGCTCAATTAAGTCAGGCGATGAAGTGATCGGTAACGAAACACGCGTAAAAGTAGTGAAAAATAAAATCGCACCTCCGTTCAAGGAAGCGCATTTCGATATCTTGTACGGCACAGGTACCTCACGTGAAGGCGAGATTCTGGATCTTGGTTCGGATGCCAAAATTGTTGAAAAATCGGGTGCCTGGTATAGCTACAACGGTGAGCGCATTGGACAGGGTAAAGACAACGCACGGAACTATCTGAAAGAACGTCCAGAGCTGGCCCGTGAAATCGAAAATAAAGTACGGGCGTCCTTAGGCGTTCCATTATTGGAAGGTGCAATTTCGACAGAAACGGACAAAGCAGCAGAAAAAGCCGCAAAAGCCGCTGACAAAGCTGCGGCCAAAGAGGCAGCTGCTGCCGCATTGGTTGCAAAAGTAGAGTAATTAAAGGATAGACTTCTTTCGAAACTTGTCAGGCACCTTACGTGTGCCTAAGATACCTGAGTGTACCTAAGTGTACGGCCGCCAGGCTGCTAGACTACTAGACTGCGAGATTAACCGATCCAGAGGTAGGCTCTGCTCAGTAGAATTTTGAGCAAGTCGGTCGTTAGGACAGATGTGGGGTTCGAAATAAGTCGATTAGCTAATCGGGCGGAAAGCATGTTGCTTTACGCCCGATTTTTTTATATTTGTGCAAAATCCTGTCAGGTATGCAGCAATGGCAAAACCAACAATTAGTCTTAAGGGAAGAGCGCTTCGGTACTTATCGATGCGTGAGCATAGCCGTATTGAACTTATGCGCAAGCTATCGCGTTATGTGCAAGAAGGGGATGACATTGAGGCATTACTCGACTGGCTGGAAGAATCCAAATTTTTATCACAAGAGCGCTTCTCGGAATCCCTCATCCATCGTCGGGCCGGTCGCTACGGCAACAGCCGTATCGTGATGGAGCTAAAAAGTCACGGTATTACCGGGGAGGCGATCAACGCGGTCAAGTCGCAACTCGCAGAAGGCGAATTTGCCCGGGCACGTGAGGTGTGGGCCAGAAAATTTGGCCGCCAGCCGGTTGATGCTATTGAACGCGGCAAACAAATGCGTTTTTTGTTGCAACGGGGATTTTCCCATCGGGCTGTACAGGCTGCCATCAAAGGCGCCGCCGATGAACTTGAATTCGATCCTGCGGAGCCCGATGAAGACGTTGTTGAATAGTTGATATTTAGCTGACATTTCGAATTACCCTTCACGCGGTCCGGCGATCCGGCGGTCCGGCGATCCGGCGATCCGGCGGTCCGGCGATCCGGCGATCCGGCGGTCCGGCGGTCCGGCGATCCGGCGATCCCATCGATCCGGCGATCCCATCGATCCGGCGATCCGGCGTTCCGGCGCTCCCGGCATCCTCGTCATTCATTGCAACCCGTGTCGTTTACGCTGACCGGTCGAGCCGATCAAATACATCCCCCCTCCTAAATTCCAGTCCGACTTGTTCAATCAGCATGCGTTTACCCCACGACTGAGAGACTTTGGTGATTGATTCTCAGGCTTGCGACGCTCGTTATTCGCAAACAGGTGCGCCTCGCCGAATGCTGCGATGCACACAAACTCACCTATTCCTGCCAGCTGTGCTACACTTTTGTGGTTTTTTGCAAACCGCAGGAGCGGCAGCTACTATAGAAACTGTAGTAGCAATAAGCAAGCAGACCAAAAAAATGTCCCCATTACCTCCTACCTCTCGCAGGGCGCCAATTCATACGCGCACCATACAAGTCGACGCGTTTATTCGTGACGATGGCTTATGGGAATTAGACGCGCACATAACCGACATTAAAGCCAGCGACATCACCTTGCCCCGCGGCATTTTGCCTGCAGGAGAGCCCGTGCATGACTTATGGTTGCGGCTGACCCTGGATGATCTTTACACCATTGTTGCGGTAGCAGCCCACTCTGAGGCGATGCCTTATCCCGGACATTGCAATATGGTTTCCCCGGCCTACAATCAATTGGTCGGATTGAGCCTGTTAAAAGGTTTTCGTTATACCTTGAAAGAGCGTATTGGCGGTGCGCTGGGTTGTACGCATTTGACCGAGCTTGCGCAAATATTGCCCACTGTCGCACTTCAGGCATTTTCTGGCGAAACCAGTACTGCTAGCGCCGCACCGACCAGGCTT is a genomic window of Glaciimonas sp. PAMC28666 containing:
- a CDS encoding Zn-dependent hydrolase, which gives rise to MDSKAISDTSRLRIDGTRLWRALMDLGAIGATPKGGVCRLALTDLDKQGRDLVSAWARDEGMSVTVDQIGNIFMRRAGRNNDLPPVVTGSHIDTQPTGGKFDGNYGVLAGLEVIRTLNQHNIQTEAPIEVAVWTNEEGSRFVPVMMGSGVFCGAFTLEHAYAATDTAGISVQDALARIGYIGDQKSGDHPIGAYYEAHIEQGPVLENADTVIGVVPAVLGLAWYDCTVTGFESHAGPTPMAIRKDALQVSTYIMQEVVAIALRYAPYGRGTVGAVQVMPNSRNVIPGKVKFSIDLRNVSDTTLDSMNADLYAYIDRIRTESGLAIELERVSYFPPCAFHPDCVAQVRNAANLLGYATMDVVSGAGHDAIYAARVAPSGMIFVPCKDGVSHNEIEDAKPEHLEAGANVLLHAILASAVPVFD
- a CDS encoding M81 family metallopeptidase — its product is MSLKIVVARLNHETNTFSPIATPLDAFAPQWDEAAYRDQKGARTAMGAFLDIADALGATIVTPIAAMANPSAAVAADAYTLMNDAILRSIGAGCDAIMLDLHGAMVAENAEDGEGSLLQKIREIAPDTPLCVALDLHGNVTQKIIDNADIIVSFKTYPHIDMYEAGEHAGRLLVDMLQQKKRPVVGWCQLPLLSATLTSDTSNSAMQRAVQAAIAAESEEGILAVSIFAGFPLSDFRDAGMSVVVVADNDVDLANQVAEKIARSMWRERDGFVYDSKPLKQSLAHAKQMAADEGAGPVLLLDHSDNVMSGGTCNTMDVLEAAIAEGLTDIGVGPISDPDAVAALISAGIGATVTVALGNKVALIKQGITKFPLSLTGKVLAITNGELLVTGPIYTGSTIHMGKSVLFDIGVAQIVVTEERVEPYDLGVFTSMGLEPAKKAFLLLKSRMYCRPVFGPISRGLEECDSDTGGPTSSNFGLFPIRNVRRPIYPLDADTRW
- a CDS encoding NAD-dependent epimerase/dehydratase family protein, giving the protein MEKILVIGANGQIGSELVDALIEKHGANNVVAADISPSSYYGALCYERLDVLNSNLLAEVVNRHDITQVYQLAAMLSVTGEQAPLKAWTLNINGLLNTLELARERSSAGNALRVFWPSSIAAFGPNTPAVNTPQMTIMDPTTIYGISKQAGERLCEYYFAKFGIDVRSIRYPGIISYKSPPGGGTTDYAIAIFHAAKRGETYQCFLGSETTLPMIYMPDAIRATIELMGAPAADVRVRSAYNVAGLSFNPAQLSQAIRQKLPQFEITYRPDERQEIADSWPQSLDDTQARADWNWHAEIDIDQMVHDMLENVKVS
- the kbl gene encoding glycine C-acetyltransferase; this encodes MTPTATKASFFATLDTNLNALREQGLFKPERVINSRQGAEVVCDDGRTLINLCANNYLGLSGEEKLVQASIDATRQYGYGLSSVRFICGTQNVHKQLEQALSAFLGMEDTILYAAAFDANGGLFEPLFDEQDAIISDALNHASIIDGIRLCKAARFRYTHNDMADLEVQLQAAADKRHKVIVTDGVFSMDGTIAQLDKICDLADKYGALVMIDECHASGFMGKTGRGTHEHHQVMGRIDIITGTLGKALGGAMGGFTAARREVIETLRQKSRPYLFSNTLAPSIAGTSLAVLNMLSSSTELRDRLHANTVHFRREITQLGFTIKPGTHPIVPVMLFDAPIAQQFAQRLYAKGILVTGFFYPVVPMGQARVRVQMSAAHSIRQLDQALAAFGQVGHELGLLKN
- a CDS encoding helix-turn-helix domain-containing protein; translated protein: MRSTLPHNTPPEVGATLQRLRLKRGLTLDDLSRAAGVSKSMLSQIEREKANPTIAVTWRLANALGIGIEELLATGTSEAEAIHVMEPHETPTLPGLHAGYVLRILGPMELAGKYEWYELTLAPEGALVSTPHDPGTREHLTLLNGSIEVMVDDVKKKLKIGGTARYPADKNHIIRNIGRTEARALLVVIHR
- the recA gene encoding recombinase RecA — protein: MDDKKSAANPDKSKALAAALAQIEKQFGKGSIMRMEDGAVVEEVQVVSTGSLGLDIALGVGGLPRGRVVEIYGPESSGKTTLTLQTIAEMQKLGGTCAFIDAEHALDVGYAQKLGINLADLLISQPDTGEQALEITDALVRSGGVDLIVIDSVAALTPRAEIEGDMGDSLPGLQARLMSQALRKLTGSINRTNTLVIFINQIRMKIGVMFGNPETTTGGNALKFYASVRLDIRRTGSIKSGDEVIGNETRVKVVKNKIAPPFKEAHFDILYGTGTSREGEILDLGSDAKIVEKSGAWYSYNGERIGQGKDNARNYLKERPELAREIENKVRASLGVPLLEGAISTETDKAAEKAAKAADKAAAKEAAAAALVAKVE
- the recX gene encoding recombination regulator RecX; translation: MAKPTISLKGRALRYLSMREHSRIELMRKLSRYVQEGDDIEALLDWLEESKFLSQERFSESLIHRRAGRYGNSRIVMELKSHGITGEAINAVKSQLAEGEFARAREVWARKFGRQPVDAIERGKQMRFLLQRGFSHRAVQAAIKGAADELEFDPAEPDEDVVE
- a CDS encoding DUF2889 domain-containing protein; its protein translation is MSPLPPTSRRAPIHTRTIQVDAFIRDDGLWELDAHITDIKASDITLPRGILPAGEPVHDLWLRLTLDDLYTIVAVAAHSEAMPYPGHCNMVSPAYNQLVGLSLLKGFRYTLKERIGGALGCTHLTELAQILPTVALQAFSGETSTASAAPTRLASADKKPFQVGSCYALRRDGAVVAQFYPKWSIAAPEDPASTPAHASLNTQPDSEPESG